Proteins from one Flammeovirgaceae bacterium genomic window:
- a CDS encoding OmpA family protein: MNGALKIFFLIGWAALLAPHPGMAQLSTNKKKAIELYAQADNFRVRGQYNAAISLLQEAIGKDRNFVEAYFRLGITFKAMRDFNRANLSLEQGLSIARDPKKQKGFFLELGDNYLRLGDYQKALGFLDQFLAAETTNKQSIALAGLWKRNAEYGLRNKKVQSQFRPRPLGDTVNRFGLQYFPVLTADEQELIFTRRMGPGPDDDEDLVVSKKDENGNWTIPVSISKNINSKYNEGTCSISADGRMLIFTSCIGRKGYGNCDLFYSRKVGDEWSVPVNMGPEINSPAWESQPSLSADGRVLYFVSDRRGGIGGRDIYVSQKTSDGKWSPAAVMPQPINTPFDEISPFIHVNGRTLFYATNGKPGFGGFDIFKTEQVNGKWGVPVNFGSPVNDHEDQFSLFISADGTRGYYSHEDGTRENSARLYEMAIPKELQIAYRSNSVKGVVKDKKSGLPLQSHIELYDLKNDELVSVVESDSVSGQYLMVLTTGSDYALYVTAKDYLFKSLNFNYEDNFDPKPVVIDVLLEKADRGATAVLNNIFFDFDKFELKERSKTELNKVVRFLNEKPAIHVEIGGHTDSDGTASYNKQLSLKRAQSVVSYLVEKGIDKARLSEKGYGADFPVRPNDSEENKQANRRIEFKIVQY, translated from the coding sequence ATGAACGGTGCCCTAAAAATTTTTTTTCTAATCGGATGGGCAGCTCTCCTGGCCCCCCACCCTGGCATGGCCCAGCTTAGCACCAATAAGAAAAAGGCAATAGAGCTGTATGCACAAGCGGACAACTTCAGGGTGCGCGGGCAATACAATGCCGCGATTTCCTTGCTTCAGGAAGCCATAGGGAAAGACAGGAATTTCGTGGAAGCCTACTTTAGGTTGGGGATTACCTTCAAGGCCATGAGGGACTTCAACCGTGCCAACCTGAGCCTGGAGCAGGGGCTTTCCATTGCCCGCGACCCCAAAAAGCAAAAAGGTTTCTTTTTGGAGTTGGGCGATAATTACCTGCGCCTGGGGGACTACCAGAAGGCTTTGGGTTTCCTGGACCAATTTTTGGCGGCCGAGACCACGAACAAGCAAAGCATTGCACTGGCCGGATTGTGGAAACGCAATGCCGAGTATGGCCTTCGCAACAAGAAGGTCCAATCACAGTTCCGGCCCAGGCCACTGGGGGATACCGTCAACCGGTTTGGCCTCCAGTATTTTCCCGTACTTACCGCAGACGAGCAGGAACTTATTTTCACAAGGAGGATGGGCCCAGGCCCTGACGATGACGAAGACCTGGTGGTGTCGAAGAAAGATGAAAACGGGAATTGGACCATACCGGTTTCCATTTCAAAAAACATCAATTCAAAATACAACGAAGGCACCTGCAGCATTTCCGCTGATGGCAGGATGCTGATCTTCACCTCCTGCATAGGCCGCAAAGGGTATGGAAATTGTGATTTGTTCTATAGCCGAAAGGTGGGCGATGAATGGTCCGTTCCCGTCAATATGGGCCCCGAAATAAACTCCCCTGCGTGGGAATCGCAACCTTCGTTGTCAGCGGATGGAAGGGTGTTGTATTTTGTCTCCGATCGTAGGGGGGGCATTGGGGGAAGGGACATTTATGTTTCCCAAAAAACAAGCGATGGAAAATGGTCACCGGCAGCGGTGATGCCCCAGCCGATAAACACCCCTTTTGACGAGATATCGCCATTCATCCACGTAAACGGGAGAACGTTGTTTTATGCAACCAACGGAAAGCCTGGCTTTGGTGGTTTTGATATTTTTAAAACGGAACAGGTAAATGGCAAATGGGGGGTGCCGGTCAATTTTGGCTCGCCTGTAAATGACCACGAAGATCAATTTTCCCTGTTTATTTCTGCGGATGGCACACGCGGTTATTATTCCCATGAAGATGGCACCCGGGAAAACTCCGCAAGGCTTTATGAGATGGCCATCCCCAAAGAACTGCAAATAGCCTACCGGAGCAATTCTGTAAAGGGCGTGGTGAAGGACAAAAAATCAGGCCTCCCGCTACAGTCCCACATTGAATTGTATGATTTGAAAAATGACGAACTGGTTTCGGTAGTGGAGTCGGATTCTGTTTCCGGTCAATACCTCATGGTTTTGACCACGGGCTCTGACTATGCGCTGTACGTGACGGCCAAAGATTACCTTTTCAAAAGCCTGAACTTCAACTATGAAGATAACTTTGACCCAAAGCCTGTGGTTATCGATGTCCTGTTGGAAAAAGCCGATAGGGGCGCTACTGCGGTACTTAACAATATCTTTTTTGATTTTGACAAATTCGAGCTAAAGGAAAGGTCCAAAACAGAACTGAACAAGGTGGTGAGGTTCCTGAACGAAAAACCAGCCATCCACGTGGAGATTGGCGGGCATACCGACAGTGACGGTACGGCATCTTATAACAAACAACTTTCGTTAAAGCGGGCACAATCAGTGGTTTCCTACCTGGTGGAAAAGGGTATAGACAAGGCAAGATTGTCGGAAAAAGGGTACGGGGCGGATTTTCCGGTCCGGCCAAACGATTCCGAGGAAAACAAACAGGCAAACAGGAGGATTGAGTTCAAAATAGTCCAATATTAA